The Micromonospora siamensis genome contains the following window.
CCGGCCGCGCCAGCCGACCAGCGCCCCGGACTCGCCGCGCGGCTCGGCCACCGAGACGAACGCCCGGCGCAGGCCCTCGCCGTAGAGCGACGCCGGCAGCAGGGACGCCAGCGCCAGCAGCGGGGTCAGCCCCAGACCGGCCTCGACCAGCGCGGCCACCGCCCGGTTGGCGCCGATGTCGGTGGGCAGGGTGTCGATGGCGTACGACGTGAGCCGGCGGACGTGGTCGTCACCGGCGATCAGCCCGGTCATCCAGATGGCCAGCAGCGCGACCGGAACCACGGCGATCGCCCCGTAGAAGGTGATCGCGGCGGCGTGCAGCGACAGGTCCCGACCGCGTACCGGCCGGAACGCCGCGCTGGTGATCCGCTTCGCCCGATGCCACCCTGCTCCCATCGCGATCTCCTTCCCCCTGCGGGAGCCCGGTACGCATTACGATCCCGCGACATGACCGTCTTCACCACCGAACGGCTGCTCGTCCGGAACTGGACCGACTCCCCGGCGGACCTGGGACGGCTGCACGAGATCTACTCCCGGCCGGAGGTGGCCCGGTTCCTGACCGTGCCGTGGCTGCCGCTGACCGGCCCGGACCGGGCCGCCGGCCTGCTGGCCCGGTGGCGGGCCCGGCACGCCGACCACGGCGACCGGTACGGCACCTGGGCGATCGAGCGGCGGGACGGCGGCGGGGTGGTCGGCACGCTGCTGCTCAAGCCGCTGCCCGGCCGGGACGAGGACGCGCTGACCGGCGACATCGAGGTGGGCTGGCACCTGCACCCGGAGTGCTGGGGGCACGGCTACGCCACCGAGGCGGCCCGCCCGGCGCTGGAGCGGGAGCTGGCCCTGGGCACGCCGGAGGTGTTCGCGGTGGTGTCGCCGGAGAACGCGGCGTCGATGGCGGTCGCGCGGCGCCTCGGCATGACCCACCTGGGCCGGCGCACCGACTGGTACGGCGGCGAGGAGTTGGAGACGTTCGTCCGGACCGCGCCGGCCTGACCGGCCGCCCCGGCTCTCGGTCGCGACCGACCGGGAACCGGGACGACAACGACGGGCCCGCACCGGGAAGGTGCGGGCCCGTCGTGGTGTGCCGACTGTCAGCCGAACGCCTTGACCGAGTTCCAGTTGTCGCCCAGGACGACCTTCACCGGGGCGTTGGTGTTGGTGGTCGACGGGTGGTAGATCCGCATCGCCCCGTCCGACGCGAACCGGGCCCAGATGTCCGGCACCCGGTCCCCGTTCACGTCGGGGATGCCGATGACCGCGTTGACGTTCGCCTCGGTCCAGCTGCTGCCATAGGAGATGTCACCGCTGCGGGAGGCGGCGGCCGACTTGAGCGAGTCGAGGCTGACGCTGCCCGCCACCGTCCCCGGCTTGCCGTGGCGGATGTAGAAGGTGCCGGCGTCCAGGTTGCGCCAGAGCATGTCCGGCGTGCCGTCGAGGTCGACGTCGGCCACGTTGACGATCTCCCGGCGGGCCCAGGCGGTGCCCTCCATCAGGGTGGCCTCCTGGAAGCTGCCGCCGGTGTAGCCGCTGAGTACCCAGAACGCCGTGCCGGCCCGCAGGATGACGTCGGGGTGCTTGTCGCCGGTGATGTCCCCGATCGCCTTGAGCTGGATCCAGGTGGCCGGGTCGGGCGCATTCGCCGGCAGGATGACCCGCAGCCGCTTGTCGACGTTGAAGCTGCCGTACCCGTCACCCGGGTAGAGCCAGAAGCCGCCGTCGGGGGTGCGGGCGAACAGGTCGGTGGACCCGTCACCCGGGTACGCGTCCGCGAACTTGGCGATCAGGGCCGCCTTGCCGGAGGCGGGGTCGTACCAGTGTCCGGCAGGGTTCAGCGTGCCCTTGTCGTCGTACGAGGCGGTCTGCCACGCGTACAGCTCGCCGTCGACGTCACCGGCGTAGTTGCGCAGCCTGCCGGTGGAGTCGATGAGGAGCAGGTCGACGATGCCGTCGCCGCCGGTGTCACCCGGTGCGTCCGCGGTGTCGCGCGGCGGCACGTAGAAGTAGTAGTCGGTGCGGGCGCTCTTGTTGCCGACCGCGTCGTAGGCGTACACGTGCAGGGTGGTCGGCCCGGCGTGCCGCGGCTTCAGGTCGGGCACGGTGGCGGCGCCGGAGGTGGCGTTGACGTACGTGGTGCCGATGCCCTCGAAGGCGTAGCTGAACTTGGTCGCGCCGGCCGCGGTGAAGGTGATCGCGCCGGTCCCGCCGAACTTCACCGTGGCCCAGGTCGCCCCGTCAGGGGTGGCCTCCAGCCAGACGTTGCTGGTGACGTCGGGTGCCGGCGGCGCGGAGGCGTCGATGGTGAAGCGGCACGGCTCGGTGCCCGCCGGGAAGTACGTGGACACGGCGCCGGAGGTGTCCTCGGAGCGGACGTCCCAGGAGTAGGTCGTCTTGTCGGCCAGGCTGGTCGACGGGATCGTCAGGGTGCCCTTGCCGCTGGTCAGGCTGGTCACCAGCGTGCCGGCGGGCACGGTGCCGCCGGTCGGCCACCAGCGGAAGCGCAGGCCCTTGAGGTTGCCGTCGGCGTCGGTGGCGCTGGCCGACAGGACGATGTTGGTCTTGGCGATGGTGACGCCGTTGCCGGGACCGGGGGTGCAGGCGCCGCCGGGGAGGTGGTGCCGCCGGTGGGCTCGTTGGGCGGCCGGTTGTAGACCACGGAGAGCGCCGCGGAGGAGGCCTTGAACTTGCGCCAGGTGTACTTGTCGGTTTCGGTGGTGGCCCGCAGGCCGAAGGTGAGGGTGGACCAGCCGCCGTTGGCGCCCTGCTGGGCGGCGTTCAGGACGTTGAAGCTCTCGTAGTCGTCGGCGCAGCTGCTGCTGTAGCCGTGGGCGAAGGAGAGCTTCTGCTGCAACGTCGTCCAGCTGGGCTGCTTGTTCCAGGTGGTGCCGGTGGAGATCGCGCCGGTGAGCCAGAGCTGCATCTCCCGGGCCGTGCAGGACCAGGAGTAGTTGTTCAGGATCTTGAAGGTGGCCGAGCTGATCGTGGCGCCCTTGAGGCTGCTGCTGTAGCCCATCCGCCAGAAGGCGCGGGAGGTGCCGCCGGTGTCGGACTCGTAGCCGACCCGGGCGTCGCTGGTGCCGCCGTTGAAGTTGGTGCCGTTCCAGTAGTTGCTGTTCGGGTAGGGCTTGTAGGCGAACGTCCAGCCCGAGTTTCCGCTGTTCAGCGTCGGGTCGAGGAAGAGCGGGAAGGTCACGTCGGTGCGGGTGAGCAGCCCGGTCGCGGCGGCGTCCAGGTGCAGCAGCACGTCGCCGGTGCCGTCGCGGTCCAGGCGGGTGGGCAGCGGCGCCTGGTGGGCGCCGGGCTCGATGCCGCTGAGGCCGGAGAGCTTCAGCACGTCGGCGGGGGTGTCGACGGCGGTGCGGGTCGCGGTGCCGGGTTCGGCGTCGACGTCCCGGCCGGCGGAGTCCCAGGCGAACGGCGTGGGGATCGAGCTGACCTCGCGGCCGGCCCGGTCCAGCGCCCGGACGCCGCCGGTGAGGTCGTCGTGGCGGAAGACCAGCGTCTTCGAGCGAAGCCCGTAGCTGAGCGTCCGGACCGCCTGGAGGGTCTCGGCCGAGCGGTTCTTGACGATCAGCAGCTGCGCGAAGCCGCCGTCCTGGCGGGCGACGACCAGCAGGTCGACCCCGGAGCGGACCTCCGGGTAGAGGGCGCGCGGGCCGTCGAGCACCGGCTCCGGCAGGGCGCCGGGCCAGGTGTACGCGATGGTGTGGCCGGCCACGTCCGCCTCGGCGAGCACGGTCCCGGCACTGCCCGGCGTGGCGGCGGAGCCGCCGGAGAAGCGGACCGGGTGGGGGACGTTGACCGGGCGGACGTCCAGGCCACCGGCGGTCTTCGCGCCCCGGGCGAGGGCGTTGTCGATTTCCTTCCACTGCCCGGTGGCGTCCTTGGCCCGCTGGGGCGTGGCGTGGAACTCGGAGCGCAGCTGCCCGTCGGGGAGCGCCCAGGTGCGGGAGGTGGCGGTGGTCGCCGTGTCCACGAGGACTTCCTTGCCGGTACGGCGGGCGTCGGCCATGGCGATCACCTCGCTCCGCGGCCCCTCGGGCGCCGGCGCGGCGGCGGCGGTTTCGGTCGCCTCGTCGGTCCCGAGCCAGAGCGGCAGCGGGGCGGCGACGAGGGTGGCCAGCGATAGGCCCAGGGTGAGGGTCAGCCTGGTGCGCGTACGCACGAAGGGGCTGAACAGGCGAGGCGCAGTCACGGCGGTCCACTCCCGTTGGGGGCCAGGTGGATGGGAAGGCACAACAGACGGCCCCGGTCGGCTGGCCGAGGGGCAGAACGCGGGCACACGATCGCACGGCGACCCAGCCGTTCGGCTACCCCGTGAACGTTATGAATTCGTTACCCTCCTTTAAGGAGTTACACGGCTGGCGCTCAGATTCCGGGACTCTGTCTGGATTTGGGGACCCTCCAAAAGCGACATGCCGTGATTGGAGGCGGATTGCGGCTCTTGTTGATCTTCGCCGCCTTGTCGACCTAAACCATTTGTGACCGGCATCACTTGTTGCCCAGGTCAACGGCCTCTATCGGCCTTGAGCGCGGGGGCGTACTGACGCACAGTGCTCACGCACGTGCCGCACCTGGCGCATGCCTCTTCGCGGGTTTTCCGCGCCTTCTCTTTCGTTATTGCGCCTGGGTGGGAGTCGACGCGTATGCGTGCTATCGGTTTGCTGTCTCGGCGGTGGCAGGGCCGCCGGACCCCGACGGGACCCGGTCATCCCCGGTGGCGTCGGGCCCGGACGGCCACGATGCTTGCCCTGTCCACGACGCTCGTCGCGACGATGCTGCCCGCGCAGGCGTGGGCCGTCCCCGGTGCCGGCATGGCGCGCGAGGAGACCAACCTCGACCTGCCGGACATCCCGCAGAGCGAGCTGGTCGGCGAGGACGACTCCGCCGAGAAGAACCTGACCACGGCCGACGAGGTCCCGGTGGAGCCGTACGCTCCGACGGCCGTCACCCCGTGGCAGCAGGACACCGGCGTGGTGGACCTGACCGGCGTCGCCGCCGGCGACACCGTGCCGGTCGACGACCTGCCGGTCGCGCTCGGCGTGCCGGCCGGCACCGACCCGGCGACGCTCGCCGGTACCTGGACCGTCGACCTGGCCGCCCCGACCGCGTCCCAGGACGCCGGCGTCTCCGGCCTGATCATGAAGATCACGCCGCCGGACACCGCCGACCCGGCCGCCCAGGTCGCGCTCAGCGTCGACAGCACCCCCTTCGTCGACCTGTACGGCCCGCAGGCCGCCGACCGGTTCGGCGCCGTGCTGCTGCCCAGCTGCGTCTACGACAGCCCGGACACCGGCGAGTGCGCCCCGGAGACCGCCCCGCCGGCCGCGCCGGCGCAGACGCTCGCCAGCGACGTCGAGCTGGTCCCCGCCGCCACCGCCGGTTTCGGCATCGCTGCCGCCGGTGAGCCGTCCACCCGCCGGGTGATCACCACCAGCGTGCCGGTGGCTCCGCTGCTCTCGACCGGGGCGGGTGCCCGGTCGCTTGCCGCCACCTCCACCGAGCCGAACGTCGTCGGCGTGCTCGACACCGGCGCCTCCGCCTCCGGTGACTACACCGCCACCCCGCTGCTCTCCTCGGGCTCCTGGGCGGCGGGCGCCTCCTCCGGCGCGTTCACCTACTCCTACCAGGTGCAGGTGCCGGAGACCGCCGGCGGCCTGATGCCGAAGGTGGCCCTGGGCTACTCCTCGCAGTCCGCCGACGGGCGTACCTCCGCCACCAACAACCAGGCCTCCTGGATCGGTGACGGCTGGGACTACAACGCCGGTGAGATCACCCGCAGCTACGCCAACTGCCGCCAGGACTCCAAGAAGACCGGCTCGAACAACAAGGACCACCGCACCGCCGACCTGTGCTGGGGTTCGCAGAACGCCACCCTGTCGCTCGGCGGCATGACCACCGAGCTGGTCTGGGACGAGGCGAAGGGCTCCTGGTTCACCGCCAACGGTGACGGCTCCAAGGTGGAGCGCCGCAAGGACACCAGCAAGGGCAACGGCGACGCCGACGGCGAGTACTGGGTGATCACCACCCGGGACGGGACGAAGTACCACTTCGGCCTCAATCGCCTGCCGGGCTGGTCGGACAACGGCACCGCCGCCGACGACCCGGAGACCAACTCCGTGCTCACCGTCCCGGTCTACGGGAACCACCTGGACGACGGTCCGGTCGCCGAGACCTGCTACAAGTCCGGTGGCACCGACGCCTGGAAGGCGTCCGTCTGCACCCAGGCCTGGCGCTGGGGCCTGGACTACGTCGAGGACGTCCACGGCAACGCCATGAGCCTGTGGTGGGGCAAGGAGAAGAACTACTACGCCCGCGACTTCAACTTCAAGGCGCCGGTGGAGTACGACCGCGGTGGCTACCTGACCCGGATCGACTACGGCCAGCGCAAGGACAGCATCTTCTCGGCCGAGGCGCCGGCCCGCGTCCGCTTCATCACGGCGGAGCGCTGCTTCACCGAGGGCACCCTCACCTGCAGCGAGGAGAACTTCACCGCCAAGGACCCGGGCAAGTACCGGATCTGGTACGACACCCCGGCCGACCTGCGCTGCGGCCCGGGCAGCAACACGGTGAAGTGCTGGAACGCGGGCCCGTCCTTCTTCACCCGCAAGCGGCTCGACATGATCAGCACGTCGGCCCAGCGGCGCACCGACACCACCGCCCGCCAGGTGGTCGACGAGTACCAGCTCAAGCAGTCGTTCCCGGTGCTGCGGACCGGTCCGAACACCGCCCTCTGGCTGGAGTCGATCACCCGCACCGGCTACGGCCGTAACGGCACCACGGACGCGAAGGTCACCCTCAACCCGGTGCGCTTCGAGGCCAACGCCGAGGACATGCCCAACCGGGTCAAGAACGACAACCGGCCCGGCTTCTCCCGCCTGCGCATCGCCCGCGTCATCAACGAGTACGGCGGCGAGACGGTCATCACCTACAAGGCGCCGGTCGGTGACTGCGCCACCGGCACCGGCCTGCCCACCAAGGCCGACACCGCCCAGCTGAGGTCCAACACCCGGCTCTGCTACCCCTCCTTCTGGCACCCGGACCCGGAGGCCGAGGAGATCGACTGGTTCCACAAGTACGTGGTGGACACCGTCGAGGAGCTCCCCGCGATCGACGGCACGCAGCCCACCGTGACGCACTACGACTACGCCACTCCGGGTTGGAAGCTCGCCGAGCAGGAGTTCACCAAGAAGTCCACCCGGACCTGGTCGCAGTTCGCCGGCTTCGCGCAGACCACCGTCCTCACCGGCGCCGACGACCCCGCGTTCAACAGCAAGCGCACCAAGGCGGTCACCCGCTACTTCCGCGGCATGGGCGACACGGTGCCGGTCAACGACATCACCGGTGCCGAGATCGCCAAGGACAAGGAGCCGTTCGCCGGCCGGGTCGCCGAGGAGCTGACCTACAGCGAGGCCACCGACGCCGACACCAACTGGCTCACCCGCAGCGTCACCTACCCGGCGGCGCAGCTGCTGGCCAGCCGCACCCGCGACGACGGGCTGAGCCCGCTGGAGGCGTGGCGGGTCACCGAGCCGCGCACGGTGTCCTGGACGAAGTCCTCGGGCACCGGCGACGACACCCGGACGCTGCGCGCGGTCGAGACCAAGACGACGTTCGAGTCGACGTACGGGCTGCCGACGTACGTGGAGTCGCTCGGCGACACCGGCAAGACCGGCGACGAGTCCTGCACCTTCAACGAGTACGTGCACCGGACCGACAAGAACATGATCGGTCTCACGCTGCAGTCTCGTACCAGTCCGACGACCTGCGCCGCGGCCACCTTCGACAACCTGACCACGCTAAGTGCGGCGAACCGGGTGGCTTACGACAGCCTGGCCTACGGCACCGCCCTGGGTGCCACCACCCGTGGCCTCGCCACCCAGACCTGGTCGCTGAAGGGTGACGGCTCGGGCTTCCAGCCCGGCGGCACCACCAGCTTCGACGCCGTCGGTCGGGTCACCTCCGCCACCGACCCGGACGGCAAGTCCTCCACGATCACCTACACCCCGTCCATCGGCCAGACCTTCACCATCACCGAGCAGAACTCGCTCGGCCACCAGCAGGTCCAGGAGCTTGAACCGGGCCGGGGGACCGCGGTCAAGACCACCGACGCCAACAACCGGGTCAGCGAGGGCAGGTACGACCCGCTGGGCCGCCTCGTCGAGGCCTGGGGCGCGGGTCGCACTCCGTCGGCCACGGCAGTGCCGGACTTCAAGGCGGAGTACGCCACTCCCGTCGGCAAGCCGCCGTACGTCACCACCTTCAGCCGTGGGCACGACAACAAGATCCAGACCTCGGTAACCCTCTACGACGGCCTGGGCCGGGAGCGGCAGTCCCAGGAGGAGGCCACCGGCGGCGGCCGCCTGATCACCGACACGCTCTACAACAGCTCCGGTGAGGTGTGGCAGACCAACAACGCCTACTTCGCCGAGGGCGGTCCGGTCGGCACGATCTTCACGCCGCTGGCCGACACGGCGATCCCGAACGCCACCCGCTACACCTATGACGGCCTCGGCCGGGTCACCCAGGAGATGCCGGTCCTGCGCGGCGTGGACCAACCGTCCCGGGCCACCAACTACACCTATGGCGCCGACTCCTCCTCGGTGATCAACCCGGCGGGGGCCTCGTCCTACCGGATGTACAGCGACGCTCTGGGCCGGACCAACCGGCTGGACACCTTCACCAACGCTGGCCGCAGCGAGTTCACCACCATGCGCTACCAGTACGACGCGCGTGGTCAGATGGCCCAGGCGACCCACTCCGCCGATCCGACCCACCCGTGGACGTGGACGTACGACCAGCGTGGTCGAGTGGAGACCGCCACCGACCCGGACAGCGGGACCACCCGGTTCACCTACGACCACCGCGACCGGCAGTTGACGGCCACCAACGCCCGTGGTGTCACCGTCTGGAACGGCTACGACCAACTGTCCCGCCCGGTCCAGCAGCGGCTGGGCGGCAGCACCGGGGCGGTGCTCTCCGAGTACACCTACGACACGGCCGCGGGTGGCAAGGGCCTTCCCGCCACCGCCACCCGGTACACCGACGGCCTGGCGTACACGCAGACGGTCGGCGGCTACACCACCGACTACCAGCCGACGTCGACCACGCTCACGCTGCCGCAGTCCATCGCCGACACGTGGGGCCTGCGGACCTCCTACACCTACGACTACACGTATACGGACACCGGCCTCTCCGAGTCGGTCAGCCTGCCGTCCGTCGGCAGCCTCCCCTCCGAGAAGATCCTGGTCCGCTACACCAAGGACGGCCTGCCGCTCTCGGTCTCCGGCAAGGACTGGTACGGCGCGGAGACGGTCTACTCGCCGTACGGGCAGGTGCTGCGATCGACCCTCGGCGCGCAGCCCTACCGGGTGTGGACGATGGCGACCTACGACGACGCGAGCGGTGCCCTCACCGACCAGCAGGTCTACCGGGAGCAGACCGGCGACAAGTCGCTCGTCGGCGCCAACCTGGTCTCCCACCGCTCCTACTGGTACGACAGCGCCGGCAACGTCACCTCGATCCGCGAGCGCTCGCTCGGCATTGAGGAGCGGCAGTGCTTCCGGTACGACACGCTCGGCCAGCTGGCCACGGCCTGGACGGCCAAGGACCAGGCGTCGTGCCAGGCGGATCCGACCGCTACCACCGTGACGGCCGGCACCGACGGCGCGGGCTACTGGCAGGAGTACGAGTACGACCTGCTCGGCAACCGCAAGAAGCTGGTGGAGAAGGACCTCACCGGCAGCACCGCCAAGGACGCCACCACCACCTACGACTACGGCAAGGCGGACGGCAGCCAGCCGCGGACTCTGACGAAGGTGACGAAGAACTACGTCACCCCGGCGGGTGCGGCCGTCACCGCGGCTGCCGAGCGGCTCTACGAGTTGACCGGTGAGACGAAGTCCGTCACGTCCGTTCAGAACGGCGACCAGCAGACGCTCTCCTGGACCTACGACGGTCAGGTCGAGCGCGTCGTCGGACAGGGCGGCAAGGGGAAGACGGCATACGTCGGCCTGGGGAACAAGTGCATCGACCTCAGCGCCGGTACGGCGGTGGCGAGCCAGCCCATCCAGCTGTACTCGTGCAACGGCACGATCGCGCAGAAGTGGAACTTCACCCCGGCCCCGAACCAGGCCAACGCGAACCTGGGCACCCTGTCGATCGTCGACAACTGGTGCGTCCAGCCGGCGGCCAACACGGCCGGTTCGGCCTTCCGGATCCAGAAGTGCGACGGCTCAACCGGCCAGATCCTGGAGCGCAACTCCACCGGCCAGCTCAAGCACACGGACTCGGGCCTGTGCCTCGCGGTCAAGGACGCCAACACCGCCAGCGGCACTCCGCTGGTGCTGGCGGCCTGTGACAGCGCCGCCGCGGCGCAGCAGTGGGAGGCGCAGAACGAGACCCGCCACATCTACGGGCCCGGTGGCAACCGCCTGCTGACGGTCCAGGGCCGGCAGGCCACGCTGGACCTGGGTGAGTCCCAGGTGGTGGTGCAGAAGGGTGGAACGCTGGTCAACAGCCAGCGGACCTACGCCGCTCCTGGTGGTGCCGTCCTCCGCTATTCGCACGGCACCAGCGCTTCGGCCCTGGTCGCCCTCGCGGGTGACCACCAGGGCAGCCCTTACGCAGAGATCGGGCTCTATGGCTCGATGCCGGTCCGGATCCGCAAGCAGGACCCGTTCGGCAACCAGCGGGGCGCGGACAAGCTCGCGAGCAACATGCAGACCAACGCCGGCTTCCTCGGCGCCAACCGCGATGACGCCTCCGGCTACACCCCGCTCGGCGCGCGACTGTACGACCCCGTGGTCGGGCGATTCATCTCCGCCGACCCGGTGCTGGACCTGACGGACCCACTCCAGTCCAACGGCTACGCCTACGCCCACAACAACCCGGTGACCCTGTCGGACCCGTCGGGCCTGTCGGTGTCCCTGAACGCCTCGGAGATGGCGTCGGCGCTGGCCGGTGCGGGACTGTCCGCCGCGCAGGTTGCCCAGGCGCAGTCCACCATGGGCCGCTCGCTGACGTCCGTGATCCTGGAGACCGCCTGGTCGATGCTGAAGGACTTCATCGGCATCACCGACGCGATCAACTGCTTCGGCGGTGACATGTGGTCCTGTGGCAGCCTGATCATCGGGGCGATCCCGTGGGCCAAGCTCGGCAAGATCCCGGGCGTGATTAAGGCCGTCAACCGGACGATCGAGGCAATCCAGGCGTTCTTCAAGGCGAAGAAGGCGGCGCAGGCGGTCCTAGCGGCCGCTCGTGCCGCGGAGGCGGCGGCGCTCACGGCCAAAAAGCTGGCCATGGAGCGGGCGAAGAAGGCCGCGCAGGCTGCGGCGAAGAAGGCGGCCGAGAAGGCTAAAAGGACCAGCGACAGGGTCGTCAACCAGACGAAGAAAACGGGCAACCCGGTCCACAAACAGGCCCAGGCCAAGGCGAATCCGAGGGGCTCGTCGGCTGCCTCCTCGGGGGGCGGCAAGGGTTCTGGCGGTGGCGGCAAGGGAAACTCCAAGCCGGGTGGCGCCTCCGGTGGCACGGCTCGGGGCAAGGGTGGCTCCAGCGCCAGCGGCAACGCCGGCAAGGCGAGTGGTGAATCCTGCCCCATCAGTAACAGCTTCGTTCCCGGCACCAAGGTTCTGATGGCGGACGGTTCCACCAAGTCGATCGAGGATGTGAAGCCGGGCGACAAGGTCCTGGTTACCGATCCCGAGACGGGACGCACCAAGGCGGAGAAGGTTTCTGCGGCGATCAAGGGTGACGGCGTCAAGCATCTGGTGAAGGTCACTGTCGACACCGATGGTGAGCAGGGTGCACGGACGGCTTCGGTCACCGCGACCGATGGTCATCCGTTCTGGGTGCCGGAGTTGAACGCGTGGGTCGATGCCACCGATCTGCGGGCCGGGGAATGGCTGCGAACCAGCGCCGGGACGTTCGTCCAGGTCGCGGCGATCGAGCGATGGACCACGCCGCGAGCGACTGTGCACAACTTGACGGTCGCGAACATCCACACGTACTACGTGTTGGCTGGCTCGGCGCCGCTGCTGGTGCACAACTGCGGCGTGGTCGACGCAGTCGAGGCGGAGGCGGAAGCCGTCGCCGACAAGACGAAGTCCCAGCGTCCGAATGTGATCGAAGCCCTCCAAGTCCCCGGCCACGATCCCATCGTTGCCCACAGCGACGGCGGGGCAGGTAACCGACGGGTGCACCCTGACGTGCAGGCTGTCCTAGACTCGATCCCGGCTGCTAACCGCGGCAACAATCACGGAGGCTGTGGTCTCGTGCAGTGCCTTACAGAAGCACTGGACTCCGGACTCGATCCAACCGGTGCCACGGCCGCCGCAACGCTGGGACGGGCGAGGACGAATGCGAACTTCAAGGTGCTGATCGGACCATGCCCGAGCTGTCAGGTACTGGT
Protein-coding sequences here:
- a CDS encoding GNAT family N-acetyltransferase, producing MTVFTTERLLVRNWTDSPADLGRLHEIYSRPEVARFLTVPWLPLTGPDRAAGLLARWRARHADHGDRYGTWAIERRDGGGVVGTLLLKPLPGRDEDALTGDIEVGWHLHPECWGHGYATEAARPALERELALGTPEVFAVVSPENAASMAVARRLGMTHLGRRTDWYGGEELETFVRTAPA
- a CDS encoding ricin-type beta-trefoil lectin domain protein; this encodes MRAIGLLSRRWQGRRTPTGPGHPRWRRARTATMLALSTTLVATMLPAQAWAVPGAGMAREETNLDLPDIPQSELVGEDDSAEKNLTTADEVPVEPYAPTAVTPWQQDTGVVDLTGVAAGDTVPVDDLPVALGVPAGTDPATLAGTWTVDLAAPTASQDAGVSGLIMKITPPDTADPAAQVALSVDSTPFVDLYGPQAADRFGAVLLPSCVYDSPDTGECAPETAPPAAPAQTLASDVELVPAATAGFGIAAAGEPSTRRVITTSVPVAPLLSTGAGARSLAATSTEPNVVGVLDTGASASGDYTATPLLSSGSWAAGASSGAFTYSYQVQVPETAGGLMPKVALGYSSQSADGRTSATNNQASWIGDGWDYNAGEITRSYANCRQDSKKTGSNNKDHRTADLCWGSQNATLSLGGMTTELVWDEAKGSWFTANGDGSKVERRKDTSKGNGDADGEYWVITTRDGTKYHFGLNRLPGWSDNGTAADDPETNSVLTVPVYGNHLDDGPVAETCYKSGGTDAWKASVCTQAWRWGLDYVEDVHGNAMSLWWGKEKNYYARDFNFKAPVEYDRGGYLTRIDYGQRKDSIFSAEAPARVRFITAERCFTEGTLTCSEENFTAKDPGKYRIWYDTPADLRCGPGSNTVKCWNAGPSFFTRKRLDMISTSAQRRTDTTARQVVDEYQLKQSFPVLRTGPNTALWLESITRTGYGRNGTTDAKVTLNPVRFEANAEDMPNRVKNDNRPGFSRLRIARVINEYGGETVITYKAPVGDCATGTGLPTKADTAQLRSNTRLCYPSFWHPDPEAEEIDWFHKYVVDTVEELPAIDGTQPTVTHYDYATPGWKLAEQEFTKKSTRTWSQFAGFAQTTVLTGADDPAFNSKRTKAVTRYFRGMGDTVPVNDITGAEIAKDKEPFAGRVAEELTYSEATDADTNWLTRSVTYPAAQLLASRTRDDGLSPLEAWRVTEPRTVSWTKSSGTGDDTRTLRAVETKTTFESTYGLPTYVESLGDTGKTGDESCTFNEYVHRTDKNMIGLTLQSRTSPTTCAAATFDNLTTLSAANRVAYDSLAYGTALGATTRGLATQTWSLKGDGSGFQPGGTTSFDAVGRVTSATDPDGKSSTITYTPSIGQTFTITEQNSLGHQQVQELEPGRGTAVKTTDANNRVSEGRYDPLGRLVEAWGAGRTPSATAVPDFKAEYATPVGKPPYVTTFSRGHDNKIQTSVTLYDGLGRERQSQEEATGGGRLITDTLYNSSGEVWQTNNAYFAEGGPVGTIFTPLADTAIPNATRYTYDGLGRVTQEMPVLRGVDQPSRATNYTYGADSSSVINPAGASSYRMYSDALGRTNRLDTFTNAGRSEFTTMRYQYDARGQMAQATHSADPTHPWTWTYDQRGRVETATDPDSGTTRFTYDHRDRQLTATNARGVTVWNGYDQLSRPVQQRLGGSTGAVLSEYTYDTAAGGKGLPATATRYTDGLAYTQTVGGYTTDYQPTSTTLTLPQSIADTWGLRTSYTYDYTYTDTGLSESVSLPSVGSLPSEKILVRYTKDGLPLSVSGKDWYGAETVYSPYGQVLRSTLGAQPYRVWTMATYDDASGALTDQQVYREQTGDKSLVGANLVSHRSYWYDSAGNVTSIRERSLGIEERQCFRYDTLGQLATAWTAKDQASCQADPTATTVTAGTDGAGYWQEYEYDLLGNRKKLVEKDLTGSTAKDATTTYDYGKADGSQPRTLTKVTKNYVTPAGAAVTAAAERLYELTGETKSVTSVQNGDQQTLSWTYDGQVERVVGQGGKGKTAYVGLGNKCIDLSAGTAVASQPIQLYSCNGTIAQKWNFTPAPNQANANLGTLSIVDNWCVQPAANTAGSAFRIQKCDGSTGQILERNSTGQLKHTDSGLCLAVKDANTASGTPLVLAACDSAAAAQQWEAQNETRHIYGPGGNRLLTVQGRQATLDLGESQVVVQKGGTLVNSQRTYAAPGGAVLRYSHGTSASALVALAGDHQGSPYAEIGLYGSMPVRIRKQDPFGNQRGADKLASNMQTNAGFLGANRDDASGYTPLGARLYDPVVGRFISADPVLDLTDPLQSNGYAYAHNNPVTLSDPSGLSVSLNASEMASALAGAGLSAAQVAQAQSTMGRSLTSVILETAWSMLKDFIGITDAINCFGGDMWSCGSLIIGAIPWAKLGKIPGVIKAVNRTIEAIQAFFKAKKAAQAVLAAARAAEAAALTAKKLAMERAKKAAQAAAKKAAEKAKRTSDRVVNQTKKTGNPVHKQAQAKANPRGSSAASSGGGKGSGGGGKGNSKPGGASGGTARGKGGSSASGNAGKASGESCPISNSFVPGTKVLMADGSTKSIEDVKPGDKVLVTDPETGRTKAEKVSAAIKGDGVKHLVKVTVDTDGEQGARTASVTATDGHPFWVPELNAWVDATDLRAGEWLRTSAGTFVQVAAIERWTTPRATVHNLTVANIHTYYVLAGSAPLLVHNCGVVDAVEAEAEAVADKTKSQRPNVIEALQVPGHDPIVAHSDGGAGNRRVHPDVQAVLDSIPAANRGNNHGGCGLVQCLTEALDSGLDPTGATAAATLGRARTNANFKVLIGPCPSCQVLVRHFEIDFKK